From the genome of Vibrio porteresiae DSM 19223, one region includes:
- the gspL gene encoding type II secretion system protein GspL, whose translation MSEFLTVRLSSQKESPILWLVWSTDQQDVIASGQLADWSELHDLTEYAAQRTTLVLLSASDLVLTQVAVPPGGNRQFESMLPYLVEDDVAQDVDDLHFAILGKLNGIAYVAGVEAQWLRDCLAAFHEVGITVKRVMPDVLALPQADTPLTAAQLGHQWLIRKGEWEGVTIDESWLPVMVDSEWVKEDHSPLALTAYTDLPKLPLDSDQPWEVKPSDMVMKLLAQGAVESRMSLLTGSFKTKSSWGKHWHVWRLPAFAAVLLMVITLLHSTFMAYRFEDQAQAYHAESERIFRSIFPDKRKIPTVSYLKRQMEGEVRLLSGAGNEEGILTWLQSLPDTLGGVKEMHIKSIKFDGDKGELRIEASSNDFQSFEQARVKLEEHYQVQQGQLSKDGDAVLGSFVLHAK comes from the coding sequence GTGAGCGAATTTCTGACCGTTCGGCTGAGTAGTCAAAAAGAATCACCCATTTTATGGTTAGTCTGGTCGACAGATCAGCAAGATGTTATTGCTAGTGGGCAACTCGCTGATTGGAGTGAACTTCACGATCTGACTGAATATGCAGCGCAGCGGACAACGCTCGTGCTCTTGTCGGCGAGCGATCTGGTGTTGACTCAAGTGGCGGTTCCCCCCGGTGGCAATCGACAGTTTGAGAGCATGCTACCTTATTTGGTGGAAGACGATGTGGCGCAGGATGTCGATGATCTGCATTTTGCTATCTTGGGCAAACTTAATGGCATCGCTTATGTTGCTGGTGTTGAAGCTCAGTGGCTACGTGATTGTTTGGCCGCATTCCATGAAGTAGGCATTACCGTAAAACGAGTCATGCCTGATGTTTTGGCTTTACCTCAAGCGGATACTCCGCTGACTGCTGCGCAATTGGGTCATCAATGGCTCATTCGTAAAGGTGAGTGGGAAGGTGTGACCATTGATGAATCGTGGTTACCCGTGATGGTCGATTCTGAATGGGTGAAAGAAGATCATTCACCATTGGCGCTAACTGCTTACACTGACTTACCTAAACTGCCTTTAGATAGCGACCAGCCGTGGGAGGTAAAACCTTCTGATATGGTCATGAAGCTATTGGCTCAAGGTGCAGTAGAGAGCCGGATGTCGCTGTTGACTGGTTCGTTTAAAACCAAGTCATCTTGGGGTAAGCACTGGCATGTTTGGCGTTTACCTGCTTTCGCTGCCGTCCTGCTGATGGTGATTACTCTATTGCACAGCACGTTTATGGCGTACCGTTTTGAAGATCAGGCACAGGCATACCATGCAGAAAGTGAGCGTATTTTCCGGTCTATTTTCCCTGATAAACGTAAGATTCCAACAGTGAGCTACTTGAAACGCCAAATGGAAGGCGAAGTGAGATTGCTCTCAGGCGCTGGTAATGAAGAGGGCATATTGACTTGGCTGCAGTCATTACCGGACACCCTTGGTGGTGTGAAAGAGATGCACATCAAAAGCATTAAATTTGATGGTGACAAAGGTGAATTGCGGATTGAAGCAAGTAGCAATGATTTTCAGAGTTTTGAACAGGCTCGCGTGAAGTTGGAAGAGCATTACCAAGTTCAGCAAGGCCAACTCAGTAAAGATGGCGATGCCGTGTTAGGCTCGTTTGTCTTGCATGCGAAATAG
- the gspK gene encoding type II secretion system minor pseudopilin GspK, whose amino-acid sequence MRVNRSSQQGVALIVVLLILAIMVSLAASMSERMFIRFQRASHQINYQQAYWYSVGVENLALALIKESHKQDSDTVNLSQPWAQQNRKLPLDYGELTGSIIDKQACFNLNAFNGLEASTGSSTPFVKQFFENLLQSVNVDGATAEIIADSTWEFVDSNDTVSTTYGVEDSYYDSLSPAYLPPNGMMAVPSELRAVQQVSGQTMQQLMPLVCALPTSDWQLNVNTISENQALLLVAMYSPNLSLENAKAVISSRPKKGWSSVSDFEAEPQIAAINSTVRSKAEGFLAVDSQYFELDAQVVVNDSRLRVRSLIYSKDKDNATVIRRRYGGISERISDRSAE is encoded by the coding sequence ATGAGAGTGAATAGAAGCTCACAGCAAGGTGTGGCTCTCATTGTGGTACTGCTGATTTTGGCCATTATGGTGTCGTTGGCAGCGTCTATGTCGGAGCGGATGTTTATTCGTTTCCAGCGAGCTTCGCATCAAATTAATTACCAACAAGCGTATTGGTACAGTGTTGGGGTGGAAAATTTAGCCCTTGCGTTGATTAAAGAGAGTCATAAACAAGACAGCGACACGGTGAACTTAAGTCAACCTTGGGCTCAGCAAAATCGCAAGTTACCTCTTGATTATGGTGAACTGACAGGCAGCATCATTGATAAACAAGCTTGCTTTAATTTGAATGCATTTAATGGGTTGGAAGCTTCAACAGGAAGTTCTACTCCGTTTGTAAAACAGTTTTTTGAGAACCTGCTTCAGAGTGTCAATGTGGATGGTGCTACCGCTGAAATTATCGCAGACTCCACGTGGGAGTTTGTGGATAGTAACGATACCGTCAGCACAACGTATGGGGTAGAGGACAGTTATTATGATTCTCTTTCTCCTGCGTATTTACCTCCAAATGGCATGATGGCAGTACCGAGTGAATTACGGGCGGTACAGCAAGTGAGTGGGCAGACCATGCAGCAGTTAATGCCATTGGTTTGTGCTTTGCCAACATCGGATTGGCAGTTAAACGTTAATACCATCAGCGAGAACCAAGCTTTGTTGCTGGTGGCAATGTACAGTCCGAACTTAAGTTTGGAAAACGCGAAAGCGGTGATTAGCAGCCGACCTAAAAAGGGTTGGTCGAGTGTCTCTGATTTTGAGGCCGAGCCGCAAATTGCCGCGATCAACAGTACGGTACGGAGTAAAGCCGAAGGATTCTTAGCGGTAGATAGCCAGTACTTTGAATTAGATGCACAAGTGGTCGTTAATGATTCTCGCCTGCGGGTGCGCAGCTTGATTTACAGTAAAGACAAAGATAACGCTACGGTTATTCGCCGTCGCTATGGAGGAATCAGTGAGCGAATTTCTGACCGTTCGGCTGAGTAG
- the gspJ gene encoding type II secretion system minor pseudopilin GspJ: protein MSAARRRSHAGFTLIEVLVAMAIFASMSIAAYQVLNQVQRSNDISLERSKRLNEMQRAIVMMDSDFRQIAARQFRTNGKEANEGYLQWQNYLLDSDSQGVMFVRLGWPNPQQQFPRGNLTKVGYRLKEHVLERLWWQYPDTTLNEPPVVMPLLTGVDSWSMRFYFDGKWSDEWDETDALPKAVEVTLKLQDYGDIKRIYLVAGSDDKKKTSSGDSNESE, encoded by the coding sequence ATGTCGGCAGCTAGAAGGCGTTCACACGCGGGTTTCACCCTGATTGAAGTGTTGGTTGCCATGGCGATATTTGCCAGTATGAGCATCGCGGCTTATCAAGTATTGAATCAAGTTCAGCGCAGTAACGATATTTCTCTAGAGCGTTCAAAGCGTTTGAATGAAATGCAGCGCGCGATTGTCATGATGGACTCTGATTTTCGGCAAATTGCCGCGAGGCAGTTTCGTACCAATGGCAAAGAGGCAAACGAAGGCTACTTACAGTGGCAAAATTATCTATTGGATTCTGATAGCCAAGGGGTGATGTTTGTTCGTCTAGGTTGGCCTAATCCACAGCAACAATTTCCACGCGGTAATTTAACCAAAGTTGGCTACCGACTTAAGGAACATGTGTTAGAGCGGTTATGGTGGCAATACCCCGACACCACTCTGAATGAACCGCCAGTGGTGATGCCACTGCTCACCGGTGTGGATAGCTGGTCAATGCGTTTCTACTTTGATGGTAAGTGGAGTGATGAGTGGGATGAAACAGACGCTTTGCCGAAAGCGGTAGAAGTTACCCTCAAATTACAAGATTACGGCGATATTAAGCGTATTTATCTCGTCGCTGGCAGTGATGACAAGAAAAAGACGTCATCTGGAGATTCCAATGAGAGTGAATAG
- the gspI gene encoding type II secretion system minor pseudopilin GspI yields the protein MKKRSAAGFTLLEVLVALAIFATAAVSVMRAVSQHINTMNYLEEKMFASMVADNQMAKVMLAPKLLAAKEGKESMAGRDWYWQIKPVNTSSGTLKAFDVMVSKEKKASPLITVRSYVGS from the coding sequence ATGAAAAAACGATCAGCTGCTGGCTTCACATTATTAGAGGTGTTGGTAGCCTTAGCCATTTTTGCGACTGCAGCCGTTAGTGTGATGCGCGCGGTAAGTCAGCACATTAACACCATGAATTATTTAGAAGAAAAGATGTTTGCCTCTATGGTTGCGGATAACCAAATGGCCAAAGTGATGCTGGCACCTAAGCTGTTGGCAGCCAAAGAAGGGAAAGAGTCGATGGCTGGGCGAGATTGGTATTGGCAGATAAAACCAGTGAACACCTCTTCGGGGACGTTGAAAGCATTTGATGTCATGGTCTCCAAAGAGAAAAAGGCCAGCCCTTTAATTACGGTGCGTAGTTATGTCGGCAGCTAG
- the gspH gene encoding type II secretion system minor pseudopilin GspH — protein sequence MKSIRGFTLIEIMLVLVLLALSSAAVISTIPTSKNHLAEQTARSAFEKLQLLNEEAVLSGTDYGLRVDEKQSPPQLHFMQLTEKGWQPVQRLQFKAQIVLDPRLNVTFQAGGSAWQKDDDRLFSDDSLFDDNMFAQEKKKKDLPPQIFILSSGETTPFTLSFALPEQSSQEAWQVVAQDNGDIRLVEPGAAK from the coding sequence ATGAAGTCTATTCGTGGTTTCACCCTAATTGAAATTATGCTGGTGCTGGTGCTGTTAGCGCTGAGTTCTGCCGCTGTTATTTCAACAATACCCACCAGTAAAAATCATTTAGCCGAACAAACGGCTCGTTCTGCTTTTGAAAAATTGCAGTTACTGAATGAAGAAGCGGTGTTATCTGGAACGGATTATGGGTTACGCGTCGATGAAAAACAGTCACCGCCGCAGTTGCACTTTATGCAGCTCACCGAAAAGGGGTGGCAACCTGTACAACGTTTGCAGTTTAAAGCGCAAATCGTGCTCGATCCTCGCCTTAACGTGACTTTCCAAGCGGGTGGTAGCGCTTGGCAGAAAGACGATGATCGTTTGTTCTCTGATGACTCGTTGTTTGATGACAATATGTTTGCGCAAGAGAAGAAAAAGAAAGATTTACCACCACAGATTTTTATTTTGTCGAGTGGCGAAACCACGCCATTCACATTGAGTTTTGCCTTGCCAGAGCAAAGCTCACAAGAGGCTTGGCAAGTCGTTGCACAAGACAATGGCGATATCCGTCTAGTTGAACCAGGAGCGGCCAAATGA
- the gspG gene encoding type II secretion system major pseudopilin GspG, producing the protein MKKRTAAKQSGFTLLEVMVVVVILGILASVVVPNLLGNKEKADQQKAITDIVALENALDMYKLDNSVYPTTDQGLDALVKKPSSPEPRNYRDGGYIKRLPKDPWGNDYQYLSPGDKGTIDVFTLGADGQEGGEGINSDIGNWNIQDFQ; encoded by the coding sequence ATGAAAAAACGTACAGCGGCTAAGCAGTCCGGCTTCACCTTGCTTGAAGTAATGGTTGTGGTCGTTATTTTGGGTATCTTGGCCAGTGTTGTTGTGCCTAACTTGTTAGGTAACAAAGAAAAAGCCGATCAACAAAAAGCAATCACCGATATCGTAGCGTTAGAAAACGCGTTAGATATGTACAAGTTGGATAACAGCGTTTACCCAACCACTGACCAAGGTTTAGATGCATTAGTGAAAAAACCGAGCAGTCCTGAGCCACGTAACTACCGTGATGGTGGCTACATTAAACGTCTACCAAAAGATCCTTGGGGTAACGATTACCAATACCTAAGCCCTGGTGATAAAGGCACGATTGATGTGTTTACGCTTGGTGCGGATGGTCAAGAAGGCGGTGAAGGAATTAACTCCGACATCGGTAACTGGAATATTCAAGATTTTCAATAA
- the gspF gene encoding type II secretion system inner membrane protein GspF, translating into MAAFDYKALDSKGKQKKGVIEGDNARQVRARLKEQGLIPVEVIENQGKKSHSSAGGAFTFQRGISTPDLALITRQLSTLVQSGMPLEECLRAVSEQSEKPRIRSMMAAVRSKVTEGYTLSDSLGDYPYVFDELFRSMVAAGEKSGHLDAVLERLADYAENRQKLRSKLLQAMIYPIVLVVFAVAIVAFLLAAVVPKIVGQFVQMGQRLPESTEFLLASSDFIQHWGIQLLCAILIMIAVVRRLLRNPQMRLKWDEKVIFMPIFGKIARGLNTSRFARTLSICTSSAIPILDGMRVAVDVMSNQYVKQKVLVAAESVREGASLRKSLEQTKLFPPMMLHMIASGEQSGELESMLTRAADNQDTNFESAVNIALGIFTPALIALMAGLVLFIVMATLMPILEMNNLVSQ; encoded by the coding sequence ATGGCAGCGTTTGACTATAAGGCTCTCGATAGTAAAGGCAAACAGAAAAAGGGTGTTATTGAAGGCGATAACGCTCGGCAAGTGCGTGCTCGTTTAAAAGAGCAAGGATTAATCCCGGTTGAAGTTATCGAAAACCAAGGGAAAAAATCGCACTCTTCTGCTGGTGGTGCGTTTACTTTTCAACGAGGAATTAGCACCCCAGATTTGGCATTGATCACCCGACAACTGTCGACCTTAGTGCAATCGGGTATGCCACTGGAAGAGTGTTTAAGAGCGGTATCTGAACAGTCAGAAAAACCGCGTATTCGTTCGATGATGGCGGCGGTACGTTCTAAGGTGACTGAAGGTTATACCCTGTCAGATAGCTTAGGTGATTACCCTTATGTCTTTGATGAGCTATTTCGTTCGATGGTCGCTGCTGGGGAAAAATCAGGTCATCTTGATGCGGTATTAGAACGTCTTGCGGACTACGCGGAAAATCGACAAAAGCTGCGTTCCAAATTGCTGCAAGCGATGATCTACCCGATAGTGCTGGTGGTGTTTGCCGTTGCGATTGTGGCTTTTTTGTTGGCTGCCGTGGTGCCTAAAATCGTTGGGCAGTTTGTGCAAATGGGTCAACGTTTGCCTGAATCGACAGAATTTCTGCTGGCTTCGAGTGATTTTATTCAGCACTGGGGCATTCAGCTGCTGTGTGCGATTTTGATTATGATTGCTGTGGTACGTCGCTTATTACGCAATCCACAGATGCGGTTGAAGTGGGATGAAAAAGTCATCTTTATGCCGATATTTGGCAAAATTGCGCGGGGCTTAAATACCTCACGTTTTGCTCGCACCTTGTCAATTTGTACTTCAAGTGCCATTCCCATTCTTGATGGGATGCGTGTTGCTGTCGATGTTATGAGCAACCAATATGTGAAGCAAAAAGTGTTAGTGGCCGCAGAAAGTGTCCGTGAAGGGGCCAGCTTAAGGAAGTCGCTAGAACAGACCAAACTTTTTCCGCCAATGATGTTACATATGATCGCGAGTGGAGAACAAAGTGGTGAATTGGAGTCGATGCTGACTCGTGCGGCAGATAACCAAGACACCAACTTTGAATCAGCTGTGAACATTGCTCTTGGTATTTTTACGCCAGCACTTATCGCTCTTATGGCGGGGTTGGTGCTGTTTATCGTTATGGCGACCTTAATGCCAATTTTGGAAATGAACAATTTAGTTAGTCAGTAA
- the gspE gene encoding type II secretion system ATPase GspE: MSDILSEEVVQPTLRRLPFSFANRFKVVLEWNREFTQCELCYVPPISIEALVEVKRVAKTSFPLKAVSESEFESKLTVVYQRDSSEARQLMQDIGVDSDDFFSLAEELPQNEDLLESEDDAPIIKLINAMLGEAIKEGASDVHIETFEKVLSIRFRVDGVLREVLEPSRKLAPLLVSRVKVMAKLDIAEKRVPQDGRISLRIGGRAVDVRVSTMPSSHGERVVLRLLDKNATQLDLFSLGMKDQVHKRFQHLISRPHGIILVTGPTGSGKSTTLYAGLQELNNIERNILTVEDPIEFDIEGIGQTQVNPKVDMTFARGLRAILRQDPDVVMVGEIRDLETAQIAVQASLTGHLVMSTLHTNTAVGAITRLRDMGIEPFLISSSLLGVLAQRLVRTLCPHCREAYQANDEQKKLFDLTPSDDLVLYRPHGCDQCNHKGYQGRTGIHELLMIDDHVQALIHGEAGEQEIEHAVRSHTPSIRQDGLDKVRQGITSLEEVMRVTRES; the protein is encoded by the coding sequence ATGAGTGATATTCTATCGGAAGAAGTCGTGCAACCGACCTTACGCCGATTGCCGTTCAGCTTTGCTAATCGCTTTAAAGTGGTTCTCGAATGGAATCGAGAATTTACTCAGTGTGAACTCTGTTATGTTCCACCGATCTCGATTGAAGCTTTAGTAGAGGTTAAGCGCGTAGCGAAAACCTCATTTCCACTTAAAGCGGTATCTGAGTCGGAATTTGAAAGCAAATTAACTGTGGTTTATCAGCGCGACTCCTCGGAGGCGCGCCAGTTGATGCAAGACATTGGTGTCGACAGTGATGACTTTTTCTCCTTGGCGGAAGAGTTACCTCAAAATGAAGATTTGCTCGAGTCAGAAGACGATGCTCCTATCATCAAACTGATCAATGCAATGCTAGGCGAAGCCATCAAAGAAGGCGCTTCGGACGTACATATCGAAACCTTTGAGAAAGTGTTGTCGATTCGTTTTCGTGTCGATGGTGTGTTACGTGAGGTGTTAGAGCCTAGTCGTAAATTGGCACCGCTGCTGGTTTCGCGCGTTAAAGTCATGGCAAAACTCGATATCGCTGAAAAACGGGTACCACAAGATGGTCGTATCTCACTGCGTATCGGTGGTCGAGCGGTGGATGTGCGTGTTTCAACCATGCCGTCGTCACATGGCGAACGTGTGGTATTGCGTTTACTGGATAAAAATGCGACTCAGCTAGATCTCTTTAGTTTGGGTATGAAAGATCAGGTCCATAAGCGTTTTCAGCATCTTATCTCGCGTCCGCACGGTATCATCCTAGTGACTGGCCCAACCGGTTCTGGTAAATCCACCACCTTGTATGCTGGCTTACAGGAACTCAACAATATTGAGCGCAACATTCTTACCGTTGAAGACCCCATTGAATTTGATATTGAAGGCATTGGGCAAACCCAAGTTAACCCGAAAGTCGATATGACGTTTGCGCGTGGTCTACGTGCCATTTTGCGTCAAGACCCTGACGTGGTCATGGTCGGGGAAATTCGTGACTTGGAAACCGCGCAAATTGCGGTGCAAGCGTCATTGACCGGTCACTTGGTTATGTCGACCTTACACACCAATACTGCTGTAGGTGCGATTACCCGTCTGCGTGACATGGGGATTGAGCCTTTCCTAATCTCTTCATCTCTTCTCGGTGTACTGGCTCAGCGCTTGGTTCGTACTTTGTGTCCTCATTGTCGAGAAGCTTATCAAGCCAATGATGAACAGAAAAAACTGTTTGATTTGACGCCTAGCGATGATCTCGTTCTTTATCGCCCACACGGGTGTGATCAGTGTAACCATAAAGGTTATCAAGGTCGTACCGGTATCCATGAGCTGTTGATGATTGATGACCACGTGCAGGCGTTGATTCATGGTGAGGCCGGAGAGCAAGAGATAGAACATGCGGTTCGATCTCATACACCAAGTATCCGTCAAGATGGTTTAGACAAAGTTCGGCAAGGCATTACCTCGCTTGAAGAAGTCATGCGTGTGACTCGGGAGTCCTAA
- the gspD gene encoding type II secretion system secretin GspD has translation MKHWLKKSTWLIAAATMLTPTAWANEFSASFKGTDIQEFINIVGRNLEKTIIVDPAVRGKIDVRSYDTLDEKQYYSFFLNVLQVYGFAVVPMDNGVLKVVKSKDAKTAAIPVLGDNDRAAGDEVITQVVSVKNVSVRELSPLLRQLIDNAGAGNVVHYDPANIILLTGRAAVVNRLADIVHRVDQAGDKDVEVVELKNASASEMVRIVEALSKSNDAKNTPEFLQPKFVADERTNSILISGDPKVRARMRSLIEKMDVEMAVQGNNRVVYLKYAKAEDLVDVLKGVSDSMLKSKKGSGDKASSGSQRSDVIISAHKETNSLVISAPQDVMKSLLDIIKQLDIRRAQVLIEALIVEMSETAGMSLGVQWGSLESGSVIQYGNSGTSISSVMIGREEAKDQTSTSYYYDNSGVRHSYDTTESGDYSDLADTLSSTTGAAVSIMMGDWESLITAVSNTSDTNILSSPSITVMDNGEASVVVGEEVPVITGSTTGSDNSNPFQTVDRKEVGIKLKVIPQINEGDSVQLHIEQEVSSVLGASGAVDVRFAKRQLNTSVMVRDGQMLVLGGLIDDRTAESESKVPWLGDIPIIGQLFRSNSTEKEKRNLMVFIKPTIIRNGVTADGITQRKYNYIRAEQLYKSEKGLKLMEDQTIPVLPKFGDERRHAAEIQAFIDQMEEKQ, from the coding sequence GTGAAGCATTGGCTTAAGAAGAGCACATGGCTTATTGCCGCCGCGACCATGTTGACGCCTACGGCATGGGCGAATGAATTCAGTGCCAGCTTTAAGGGCACGGATATTCAAGAATTTATCAACATTGTTGGTCGTAATCTGGAGAAAACCATCATTGTTGACCCAGCGGTTCGCGGCAAAATTGATGTGCGCAGCTACGATACCTTGGATGAGAAGCAGTATTACAGCTTTTTCTTAAACGTGTTGCAGGTATATGGGTTTGCTGTTGTCCCAATGGATAATGGTGTATTGAAAGTAGTCAAATCGAAAGATGCGAAAACGGCTGCTATTCCCGTTCTTGGCGATAATGACCGAGCTGCTGGCGATGAAGTGATCACACAAGTGGTGTCGGTGAAGAACGTATCAGTGCGCGAACTCTCTCCTCTGTTACGCCAACTCATTGATAACGCGGGCGCAGGCAACGTTGTTCATTATGATCCTGCCAACATTATCTTGCTGACAGGTCGTGCTGCTGTGGTTAATCGTCTCGCGGATATTGTTCACCGTGTTGACCAAGCCGGCGATAAAGACGTTGAAGTGGTAGAACTGAAAAATGCTTCCGCTTCAGAAATGGTTCGTATCGTTGAAGCGTTGAGCAAAAGTAACGATGCTAAGAACACCCCCGAATTTCTTCAACCTAAATTCGTTGCTGATGAACGCACCAACTCCATTTTGATTTCGGGCGATCCGAAAGTTCGCGCTCGTATGCGTTCTCTGATCGAGAAGATGGACGTTGAGATGGCAGTGCAAGGTAATAACCGTGTGGTTTACCTTAAATATGCGAAAGCGGAAGATTTAGTGGATGTGCTAAAGGGTGTCTCCGATAGCATGTTGAAAAGTAAAAAAGGCAGCGGCGATAAAGCCTCTTCTGGTTCGCAACGCAGTGACGTGATTATCTCGGCTCACAAAGAGACCAACTCATTGGTGATCAGTGCGCCGCAAGATGTGATGAAATCACTGCTCGACATTATTAAGCAACTGGATATTCGCCGCGCGCAGGTGCTGATTGAAGCGCTAATTGTTGAAATGTCTGAAACTGCTGGTATGAGCTTGGGTGTGCAATGGGGCTCCCTAGAAAGTGGTTCGGTTATTCAATACGGTAACAGCGGTACTTCCATTAGTAGTGTGATGATTGGTCGTGAAGAAGCAAAAGATCAAACCAGCACCAGTTATTACTACGATAACAGCGGTGTTCGTCACTCTTACGATACTACGGAATCAGGTGACTACTCAGACCTGGCCGATACCTTATCAAGCACGACAGGTGCTGCAGTGAGCATCATGATGGGTGACTGGGAATCGTTAATTACCGCAGTATCAAATACGTCAGATACGAATATTCTGTCTTCACCAAGTATTACCGTCATGGATAACGGTGAAGCCTCGGTTGTCGTTGGTGAAGAGGTGCCAGTTATTACCGGTTCTACCACCGGCTCTGATAACAGTAATCCATTCCAAACGGTTGACCGTAAAGAAGTGGGTATCAAGTTGAAAGTGATCCCTCAGATCAACGAAGGTGATTCTGTTCAGTTGCACATTGAGCAAGAAGTTTCTAGCGTGCTAGGCGCAAGTGGAGCGGTCGACGTGCGCTTTGCTAAACGCCAGCTCAATACTTCTGTGATGGTGCGTGATGGTCAAATGCTGGTACTCGGCGGTTTGATTGATGACCGTACTGCAGAAAGTGAATCCAAAGTGCCATGGTTAGGTGATATTCCGATCATTGGTCAGTTGTTCCGCTCTAACAGCACCGAAAAAGAAAAACGCAACCTGATGGTATTTATCAAGCCCACCATTATTCGCAATGGTGTAACGGCTGATGGTATTACTCAGCGCAAGTACAACTACATTCGTGCTGAGCAGCTGTACAAATCTGAAAAAGGCCTGAAGTTAATGGAAGACCAGACGATTCCTGTATTACCAAAATTTGGTGATGAGCGTCGTCATGCTGCTGAAATCCAAGCCTTTATCGATCAAATGGAAGAGAAGCAATGA
- the gspC gene encoding type II secretion system protein GspC, translating to MDLNWHFLTHFNGVAAWFKTRPWQSPTSQTLTTLILVATAWILGEIIWLIPNEAKAVPTWAAAHVVVSKNESNIDIDSLKQADLFGHYVPNQQADVNNSVKVDAPKTRLNLTLAGVVASSDPSLSLAVIANRGAQDTYGINEVIQGTRVKLKAVLVDRVILDNEGRDETLMLDGVDYSKPALDNPEPLRVEPVANEEVNDESPDPQDKLAKIHQEIQNDPKALLKYVRLSIVKEGDDIKGYRLSAGSDRALFDSVGLKDGDVAVSINGVDLKDADALTKVLGALSDTQEINLTVERDDQLEDIQFGL from the coding sequence ATGGATTTAAATTGGCATTTTTTGACTCATTTTAACGGAGTGGCTGCGTGGTTTAAAACCCGGCCTTGGCAATCGCCAACGAGTCAAACATTAACGACCTTAATATTGGTGGCAACTGCTTGGATTTTAGGGGAAATCATATGGTTAATTCCTAATGAAGCCAAAGCAGTTCCAACTTGGGCTGCGGCTCACGTTGTTGTGAGCAAAAACGAATCGAATATTGATATTGATTCGCTAAAACAGGCAGACTTATTTGGTCATTACGTTCCGAATCAACAAGCTGATGTCAATAATTCCGTGAAAGTGGATGCTCCTAAGACTCGACTTAATTTGACTTTGGCGGGTGTGGTCGCAAGTTCTGATCCCTCTCTGAGTTTGGCCGTCATTGCAAATCGTGGTGCTCAAGATACTTATGGTATCAACGAAGTGATTCAAGGCACTCGAGTGAAGCTCAAAGCGGTGCTGGTGGATCGAGTGATTCTCGACAATGAAGGCCGAGACGAGACGCTCATGTTGGATGGTGTCGACTACTCTAAACCTGCACTGGATAATCCTGAACCTCTTCGAGTGGAACCAGTTGCCAATGAAGAGGTCAATGATGAGTCTCCTGATCCACAAGATAAGTTGGCTAAGATTCATCAAGAGATACAAAACGATCCTAAAGCGTTATTGAAATATGTCCGATTGAGCATAGTGAAAGAAGGTGATGACATTAAAGGTTATCGCCTTTCTGCTGGCTCAGATCGAGCATTGTTTGACTCCGTAGGTTTGAAAGACGGCGATGTTGCTGTTTCGATCAATGGTGTGGATTTAAAGGATGCGGACGCCCTGACCAAAGTGCTAGGTGCTTTGTCCGATACACAAGAAATTAATTTAACAGTAGAGCGGGATGATCAATTAGAAGATATCCAGTTTGGTCTGTAA
- the hslR gene encoding ribosome-associated heat shock protein Hsp15 translates to MSSNSEAVRLDKWLWAARFYKTRSIARNMVDGGKVHYNGQRSKPSKVVELGATITLRLGYEEKTVIIEQISEQRRGAPEAQAMYQETVESIEKREKNALARKLHAVSPSPDRRPDKKQRRDIIKFKHQ, encoded by the coding sequence ATGAGTTCCAATTCTGAGGCAGTTAGACTCGATAAATGGCTTTGGGCTGCTCGTTTCTACAAAACACGCTCTATCGCCCGGAATATGGTCGATGGCGGTAAAGTTCACTATAATGGGCAACGCAGCAAGCCAAGTAAAGTGGTCGAATTAGGCGCAACAATTACCCTAAGATTAGGGTATGAAGAAAAAACCGTCATAATCGAACAAATTTCAGAGCAGCGTCGTGGCGCGCCAGAAGCGCAGGCAATGTATCAAGAAACCGTTGAAAGCATTGAAAAACGCGAAAAAAACGCCTTAGCGCGTAAACTGCACGCGGTAAGCCCAAGTCCAGATCGTCGCCCGGATAAAAAACAACGACGCGACATCATTAAATTTAAACATCAATAA